The following coding sequences are from one Gammaproteobacteria bacterium window:
- the can gene encoding carbonate dehydratase, with product MSYLRQLLENNRAWAAKTTAQDPSYFKKLAAIQAPAYLWIGCSDSRVPANQITGLEPGEVFVHRNVANVVVHTDLNCLSVIQYAVDVLRVKHIIVCGHYGCGGVNSALHGQHLGLIDNWLRHVEDIRDKHTSSLAPLSTQAKWDRLCELNVIEQVMHVCRTSVMRDAWARGQNVTVHGWVYGLSDGLLHDLRVSLNNEGDVDSRYQDAVAAILAKK from the coding sequence ATGTCCTATCTACGTCAGCTTCTCGAAAACAATCGCGCCTGGGCGGCGAAGACAACCGCGCAGGACCCGTCGTATTTTAAAAAGCTCGCCGCCATCCAAGCGCCGGCGTATCTCTGGATCGGCTGCTCCGACAGCCGCGTGCCGGCGAACCAAATCACCGGCCTCGAACCGGGCGAGGTATTCGTCCATCGCAACGTCGCCAACGTCGTGGTCCATACCGACCTTAATTGTCTGTCGGTGATCCAATACGCGGTCGATGTGCTACGGGTAAAACATATCATCGTCTGCGGCCACTACGGCTGCGGCGGCGTGAACTCAGCACTGCATGGCCAACATCTCGGTTTAATCGACAATTGGTTGCGCCACGTCGAAGACATCCGCGACAAACACACGTCGTCGTTGGCGCCGCTCAGCACGCAAGCGAAGTGGGACCGTCTGTGCGAGCTCAACGTGATCGAACAGGTCATGCACGTCTGCCGCACGTCGGTGATGCGCGACGCCTGGGCCCGCGGTCAGAATGTGACGGTGCATGGTTGGGTTTACGGCCTGAGCGACGGTTTGCTCCACGACCTGCGCGTGTCGCTGAACAACGAAGGCGACGTCGACAGCCGCTATCAAGATGCGGTCGCGGCAATTCTTGCAAAAAAATAA
- a CDS encoding NAD(P)/FAD-dependent oxidoreductase — MQSATLPRIVVVGGGAGGLELASRLGNKLGRRKKAQITLVDCSLTHLWKPLLHEVAAGALDAHEDELDYLAQASWRGFEFRLGRFEALDRERKQLRLAPTLSDDGSVIIPPRTIPYDILVIAIGSVTNDFGIVGVREHCTFLDNRDEADQFQRRLLESFMRAQTLETSPAGQLNVAIVGAGATGVELAAELHHVARLFVAYGFDRIDPEKDVKLTIIEAADRILPALPERIAKPAERELKRLNVTIHTGKRVTQVTRAGLHTHDGLFIPAAHKVWAAGIKAPDFLRDIGGLETNRLNQLVVRQTLQTTRDDDIFALGDCASCPRPGYERPVPPTAQAAHQQASMLVRSLTRKIRGKSLPLYIYRDYGSLVSLSEYTAVGNLMGNLTGDIRLEGWLARVVYRSLYRMHQTALYGALRTALLVIADFLTRPTRPRTKLH; from the coding sequence ATGCAATCAGCCACCTTACCTCGGATCGTCGTCGTCGGCGGCGGCGCCGGCGGGCTCGAGCTCGCCAGCCGCCTCGGCAATAAGCTTGGCCGACGCAAAAAGGCGCAAATCACGCTGGTCGACTGCTCGCTCACGCATTTGTGGAAACCGCTGCTGCACGAAGTTGCCGCCGGCGCGCTCGACGCGCATGAAGACGAGCTCGATTATTTAGCGCAGGCGAGCTGGCGCGGCTTCGAGTTCCGCCTCGGCCGGTTCGAGGCGCTCGATCGCGAACGCAAACAGCTTCGGCTCGCGCCGACACTGAGCGATGACGGCTCCGTCATCATTCCGCCACGCACCATCCCGTACGATATCCTGGTCATCGCCATCGGCAGCGTGACCAACGACTTCGGCATCGTCGGCGTACGCGAACATTGTACGTTCCTCGATAACCGCGACGAGGCCGATCAGTTTCAACGCCGCTTGCTGGAAAGTTTCATGCGTGCACAAACGCTGGAAACATCGCCGGCCGGCCAATTGAACGTCGCCATCGTCGGTGCCGGCGCCACCGGTGTCGAGCTCGCCGCCGAGTTGCATCATGTCGCCCGTCTGTTCGTCGCTTATGGATTCGATCGCATCGATCCGGAAAAGGACGTGAAGCTGACAATTATCGAAGCAGCCGATCGCATCTTGCCGGCGTTGCCGGAGCGGATCGCCAAGCCGGCGGAACGCGAGCTCAAACGACTGAACGTCACGATCCATACCGGCAAACGGGTGACGCAGGTGACGCGTGCAGGATTGCACACCCACGACGGCTTGTTCATTCCCGCCGCGCACAAGGTCTGGGCCGCCGGCATCAAGGCGCCCGATTTCCTGCGCGACATCGGCGGCCTGGAAACGAATCGGCTCAATCAGTTGGTCGTGCGGCAAACACTGCAAACCACACGTGACGATGATATTTTCGCGCTCGGCGATTGCGCCAGCTGCCCGCGCCCGGGCTACGAACGGCCGGTGCCACCGACAGCGCAGGCGGCGCACCAGCAAGCATCGATGCTAGTACGATCATTGACGCGAAAGATCAGGGGGAAATCGTTGCCACTCTATATATATCGTGACTACGGTTCGCTGGTATCGTTGAGCGAGTACACCGCCGTCGGTAATCTCATGGGCAATCTCACCGGCGATATCCGCCTGGAAGGCTGGCTCGCCCGTGTGGTTTACCGCAGCCTGTACCGAATGCATCAAACTGCGTTGTACGGCGCCTTACGCACCGCACTGCTCGTCATCGCCGACTTTTTGACGCGACCGACGCGGCCACGCACTAAGCTGCATTAG
- the modA gene encoding molybdate ABC transporter substrate-binding protein, translated as MRSRQFLQKNNSEQLVRLPNWLRPAFAVVALLVATAPAKSDEVNAAVAANFTAAMNRLVPEFERATGHKVVASFGATGKLYAQIKNGAPFDVLLAADDEHPKKLAQENLAVAATRFTYATGRLVLWSAKPAIVDDRGTVLHNGEFAHLAIANPKTAPYGSAAEQVMRKLGVWTRIEPRLVQGENIAQTFQFISTGNASLGFVALVLSVFAIAGGESDYYGVGVFGVVVD; from the coding sequence ATGCGGTCGCGGCAATTCTTGCAAAAAAATAACTCGGAGCAGCTAGTGCGTTTACCGAACTGGTTACGACCGGCGTTCGCTGTTGTCGCACTGCTGGTAGCAACAGCTCCGGCAAAAAGCGATGAGGTCAACGCCGCCGTCGCCGCCAACTTTACCGCCGCCATGAACCGCCTCGTCCCCGAGTTCGAGCGCGCCACCGGCCACAAAGTCGTCGCTAGTTTCGGTGCCACCGGCAAGCTCTACGCTCAAATCAAAAACGGCGCACCGTTCGACGTGCTGTTAGCCGCCGACGACGAACATCCAAAGAAATTGGCGCAAGAAAATCTCGCGGTCGCCGCCACCCGTTTTACCTATGCCACCGGTCGACTCGTATTGTGGAGCGCAAAGCCAGCGATCGTCGACGATCGCGGCACCGTGTTGCACAACGGCGAGTTTGCCCATCTCGCCATCGCCAACCCGAAGACCGCGCCGTACGGCAGCGCCGCCGAGCAAGTCATGCGTAAGCTCGGCGTTTGGACTCGCATCGAACCGCGCCTCGTGCAGGGCGAGAACATCGCCCAAACTTTTCAATTCATCAGCACCGGCAACGCCTCACTCGGCTTCGTCGCGTTGGTTCTTAGCGTTTTTGCGATCGCCGGCGGTGAAAGCGATTATTACGGAGTTGGGGTATTTGGCGTCGTAGTAGATTGA